Proteins from a genomic interval of Colletotrichum higginsianum IMI 349063 chromosome 6, whole genome shotgun sequence:
- a CDS encoding Rta1 domain-containing protein has protein sequence MASNLYKYSPSGAAAMIFLIGFIVGGAWHAFIIVRKRSWYFTPMLIGCILELVGYLARFLSSSSPTNMAFFMIQTLCLLVAPALFAASIYMVLGRLVLYLRCESLSPIRPSRLTKIFVVGDVLSFLVQIMGAGLLASSSSMNTGKTVILLGLAVQIIFFALFVSATAVFHKRLLKQVPPVVLEEEAYEGLKRFYSGWRGVLTVLYIASGLIFVRSLFRLVEYVQGHDGVLLNTEVYLYIFDALLMLGVVAVTAIFHPAKYVPSKKSLSSMQDMDME, from the exons ATGGCGTCCAACCTCTACAAATACTCTCCCTCAGGGGCAGCCGCCATGATTTTCCTCATCGGGTTCATTGTTGGAGGCGCGTGGCACGCCTTTATCATCGTTCGCAAGCGATCTTGGTACTTTACACCTATGCTCATCGGTTGCATCT TGGAACTAGTTGGCTATCTTGCCCGCTTTCTATCATCAAGTTCCCCCACCAACATGGCCTTCTTCATGATCCAGACCCTCTGCCTCCTCGTCGCAcccgccctcttcgccgcctcgATCTACATGGTACTCGGGCGTCTTGTTCTCTACCTCCGCTGCGAGTCCCTCTCTCCGATCCGACCGTCGCGTCTCACAAAGATATTCGTTGTTGGCGACGTCCTCTCTTTCCTGGTACAGATCATGGGTGCCGGCTTGTTggcgagcagcagctccaTGAACACGGGCAAAACGGTCATTCTGCTGGGTTTGGCGGTCCAGATCATCTTCTTCGCGCTTTTCGTTTCTGCAACGGCTGTTTTCCACAAGAGGCTGTTGAAACAGGTGCCCCCCGTTGTACTTGAAGAGGAGGCCTATGAAGGGTTGAAGAGATTTTACAGCGGTTGGAGGGGCGTTTTGACAGTGCTGTACATTGCCAGTGGACTCATCTTCGTGCGGTCGCTTTTCAGGCTTGTTGAGTACGTGCAGGGACACGATGGGGTGTTGCTCAACACCGAAGTCTACCTGTACATCTTCGACGCGCTGTTGATGCTTGGCGTCGTGGCTGTCACAGCGATATTCCACCCCGCCAAGTATGTCCCAAGCAAGAAAAGCCTCTCGAGTATGCaggacatggacatggagtAA
- a CDS encoding Fungal Zn binuclear cluster domain-containing protein — protein MKPSLSESLPAKPSIVIRHHTKSRHGCVDCKTRRVKCDERKPTCSACERRQTRCHYNASDERSQSWGRKSCGNPLHNARQTNSVAAGSPPTKHDDQQTSLSTTTAEETMTLSLELTYTRQEMLQLRLLHHYNCSTVDSFTKAFQLRDIASHSLRVDVPKLAFQNHFLMDGILSVSLLHMASTETSLAAVDDLPPVTMYRDRAMCRLRQQLAHASGDHSRAVVATSVLLAMTALAADRLSGYEGIWLTNWLALTIGPRAILPRRGMLAPSKGGEERTRTGWDVALDHQCPVAVPLDLEKVLDMTENDEDWCYLKDLRRAVLGIGKLFGALACPVCSGLAYSPSPPCVAFKVRAWPYVFVSSGFVDMARQERARALVVMGYYLAFFQWLPQSWVYEDVGPKDLTKIAAAVGPDWVAYLAAPKVAVRVRDTDLLTEFLTGLLPTGRLDKAGFDQGFFG, from the exons ATGAAGCCCTCACTGTCAGAATCCCTCCCCGCCAAGCCGAGTATTGTCATTCGCCACCACACCAAGTCAAGACACGGATGCGTCGATTGCAAGACCAGGCGGGTGAAG TGCGACGAACGTAAACCAACTTGTTCGGCTTGCGAGAGACGCCAAACTCGATGTCATTACAATGCGTCAGACGAGCGCTCGCAATCTTGGGGTCGCAAATCGTGTGGCAACCCTCTGCACAACGCTCGTCAGACCAACTCTGTCGCAGCGGGAAGCCCTCCAACCAAGCACGACGACCAGCAGACATCACTCTCAACAACCACCGCAGAGGAGACAATGACTTTGAGTCTTGAGTTGACATATACCCGCCAAGAAATGCTCCAGCTTCGCCTCCTGCATCATTATAACTGCTCCACTGTCGACTCTTTCACAAAGGCTTTTCAACTTAGAGACATCGCATCCCACTCTCTTCGTGTGGATGTCCCCAAACTCGCCTTCCAGAACCACTTTCTCATGGACGGGATTCTTTCCGTCTCGTTGCTCCACATGGCCAGCACTGAGACAAGTCTAGCGGCTGTCGACGACCTGCCGCCTGTGACGATGTATCGAGACCGGGCAATGTGTCGGTTGCGCCAACAGCTGGCGCACGCTTCGGGAGATCACTCCCGCGCAGTCGTCGCAACGTCCGTTTTGCTGGCGATGACGGCCCTGGCCGCTGATCGGCTTTCCGGCTACGAGGGCATCTGGTTGACAAATTGGCTGGCTTTGACCATCGGGCCGCGTGCGATCTTGCCGCGTCGGGGGATGTTGGCTCCGTCTAAAGGTGGCGAAGAGAGGACGCGGACCGGCTGGGACGTGGCACTCGATCATCAATGCCCCGTGGCGGTTCCACTCGATCTGGAAAAGGTACTCGACATGACTGAAAATGACGAGGATTGGTGCTATCTTAAAGATCTGCGCCGCGCTGTCTTGGGAATCGGCAAGCTGTTTGGGGCATTGGCTTGTCCGGTCTGCAGTGGCTTAGCCTACAGCCCCAGCCCGCCATGTGTCGCATTCAAGGTCAGGGCATGGCCATATGTGTTTGTCTCCTCCGGGTTTGTCGACATGGCCCGCCAAGAACGGGCGCGGGCTCTGGTTGTGATGGGATACTATCTCGCATTCTTCCAGTGGTTGCCGCAGAGCTGGGTATACGAGGATGTAGGACCCAAAGACTTGACGAAgattgctgctgccgtcgggCCAGACTGGGTCGCGTACCTGGCGGCTCCCAAGGTCGCTGTGCGAGTGAGGGATACAGATCTGTTGACGGAGTTTCTGACCGGACTACTGCCCACTGGAAGGTTAGATAAAGCAGGCTTCGATCAAGGGTTTTTTGGGTAA